A window of Saccharomyces eubayanus strain FM1318 chromosome XII, whole genome shotgun sequence contains these coding sequences:
- a CDS encoding bifunctional fructose-2,6-bisphosphate 2-phosphatase/6-phosphofructo-2-kinase: MSNVLSDDEELLNGLGSEIIKPFKQGNHMARTVKRWVSNKPSTTTGSVNINVDGVHGPVNTESYISPGQLYSTDSGNLFHAGRILVVLVGLPATSKTLLSVAITRYTRWLGVRTKSFHFSEYKKSAKDVPSDYFCVVPKSKEGVEFNEKLRRRMLDDILLFFNGTSGQLAIYDALNIRKIDRKNLEATFCEIGVKVLFIESIVSDQEIMNRNIALVLQSSDYRDLSTDDAVDEYMRRLALNEPYYEMMTHDEELSYIKYINLGKQIIVKDNIHGYLVNKIVFFLMNLRQKKGCVYFARCGTSDKDNYMHDEELNDEGIHYSKVLKSFVLKRIEQKRLAKRNSESLVEVMDGNFDKDLKTSLIVWTGPRKRTHDTGLFFSKEGIKVQQRSELRQLNPGSIADLTDDQIMKKYPSEYAESLKDPYHFRFPRAESYHDLAVRMEPLLLEMEHTSKDILIIAHESTLRVLYGYLMACTCVELPNLDFTRDKLVEISFSPFCNTVELLDIPLTD; the protein is encoded by the coding sequence ATGTCGAATGTGCTCTCTGATGACGAGGAGCTCCTCAATGGGCTAGGAAGTGAGATTATAAAGCCTTTTAAACAAGGTAATCATATGGCAAGAACCGTCAAAAGGTGGGTAAGTAACAAACCTTCTACCACAACAGGATCTGTAAACATCAACGTTGATGGGGTGCATGGGCCAGTAAATACGGAAAGTTATATATCCCCTGGACAACTTTACTCCACGGACTCAGGTAATCTATTTCACGCTGGAAGAATTCTCGTCGTCCTCGTTGGCCTTCCCGCAACATCTAAGACATTGTTATCTGTGGCGATTACGAGGTATACTAGATGGTTAGGAGTCAGGACTAAATCATTTCATTTCTCAGAGTATAAAAAATCCGCCAAAGATGTACCTTCTGATTATTTCTGCGTAGTTCCAAAGTCAAAAGAGGGGGTAgaatttaatgaaaaacttcGCAGGCGGATGTTAGACGACatacttttattttttaatggCACTTCTGGTCAACTGGCCATTTATGATGCCTTGAATATTCGTAAGATTGATAGAAAGAATTTAGAAGCAACCTTCTGTGAAATTGGTGTTAAAGTGCTTTTCATAGAATCAATCGTATCTGATCAAGAAATCATGAATAGGAATATAGCGCTCGTATTGCAGTCGAGCGATTATAGAGACCTTTCAACGGACGATGCTGTTGACGAATATATGAGGCGTTTAGCACTCAATGAACCATACTACGAGATGATGACGCACGACGAAGAATTATCGTACATTAAATATATTAATCTGGGAAAGCAGATAATCGTCAAAGACAATATACATGGCTATCTGGTTAACAAaatcgttttctttttaatgaatttgaGACAGAAGAAGGGATGTGTGTATTTTGCACGCTGTGGAACTAGCGATAAAGATAACTACATGCATGATGAAGAACTAAACGATGAAGGAATCCATTATTCAAAAGTGCTCAAAAGTTTTGTGCTCAAAAGAATTGAACAGAAGAGACTGGCAAAGCGAAACTCAGAATCTTTAGTTGAAGTAATGGATGGAAACTTTGATAAAGATTTGAAGACATCCTTGATAGTTTGGACAGGTCCGAGAAAAAGAACCCACGACACtggcctttttttttcaaaagaaggtATTAAGGTTCAGCAACGATCTGAACTGAGACAGTTGAACCCAGGGAGTATCGCCGATCTCACTGATGACcaaataatgaagaaatatccTTCGGAATATGCAGAATCATTGAAAGACCCATATCATTTCCGATTCCCCAGAGCAGAGTCTTACCACGACTTAGCTGTTCGTATGGAACCATTGTTATTAGAAATGGAGCATACAAGCAAGGATATCCTCATTATTGCTCATGAGTCAACGTTGAGAGTTTTATATGGCTATTTAATGGCTTGTACTTGCGTTGAACTACCAAACTTGGACTTCACAAGAGATAAATTGGttgaaatttcatttaGCCCCTTTTGCAATACGGTGGAACTATTGGACATCCCTTTAACAGATTAA
- the CIS1 gene encoding Cis1p: MQSVGNGSIALVSKNAMNSTTTFTGWMACPWKYINGVGSGRYVSSKPDRITRYDLLKAAHETEMKELLTGSGLKAKNKTKKSTKVTLETISEENSSNESFF; the protein is encoded by the coding sequence ATGCAATCAGTTGGCAACGGCTCTATCGCTCTAGTTTCGAAAAATGCAATGAATTCAACGACCACATTTACGGGTTGGATGGCATGCCCATGGAAATATATCAACGGTGTGGGTTCGGGTCGATATGTTAGCAGCAAGCCAGATAGAATTACCAGATATGATCTTCTCAAAGCTGCGCATGAGACAGAAATGAAGGAACTGCTTACGGGAAGTGGTTTGAAGGCCAagaataaaacaaaaaaaagcaccAAAGTAACATTGGAGACTATAAGCGAAGAAAACTCTTCGAATGAAAGctttttctaa
- the KAP95 gene encoding karyopherin beta — MSTTEFAQLLENSILSPDQNVRLTSETQLKKLSNENFLQFAGLSSQVLIDENTKLEGRILAALTLKNELVSKDSIKTQQFAQRWIAQVSPDAKAQIKANALTALVSIEPRIANAAAQLIAAIADIELPHGAWPDLMKIMVDNTGAEQSENVKRASLLALGYICESADPQSQALVSSSNNILIAIVQGAQSTETSKSVRLTALNALADSLIFIKNNMEREGERNYLMQVVCEATQAEDIEVQAAAFGCLCKIMSLYYTFMKPYMEQALYALTIATMKSPNDKVASMTVEFWSTICEEEIDIAYELAQFPQSPLQSYNFALSSIKDVVPNLLNLLTRQNEDPEDDDWNVSMSAGACLQLFAQNCGNHILEPVLEFVEQNITADNWRHREAAVMAFGSIMDGPDKVQRTYYVHQALPSILNLMNDQSLQVKETTGWCIGRIADSVAESIDPQQHLPGVVQACLIGLQDHPKVATNCSWTIINLVEQLAEAVPSPIYNFYPALVAGLISAANRADNEFNARASAFSALTTMVEYATDTVAETSASISTFVMDKLGQTMSIDETQISLEDAQSLQELQSNVLTVLAAVIRKSPSSVEPVADMLMGLFFKLLEKKDSAFIEDDVFYAISALAASLGRGFEKYLETFSPYLLKALNQVDSPVSITAVGFIADISNSLEEDFRTYSDAMMNVLAQMISNPNARRELKPAVLSVFGDIASNIGADFIPYLNDIMALCVAAQNTKPENGTLEALDNQIKVLEAVLDAYVGIVAGLHDKPEALFPYVGTIFQFIAQVAEDPQLYSEDTTSRAAVGMIGDIAAMFPDGSIKQFYGQDWVIDYIKRTRSSQLFSQSTKDTARWAREQQKRQLSL, encoded by the coding sequence ATGTCCACTACTGAATTTGCTCAACTATTAGAAAACAGTATTTTGAGTCCCGACCAAAACGTCCGGTTGACCAGTGAAACTCAATTAAAGAAACTGTCCAATGAAAACTTCTTACAGTTTGCTGGGCTTTCCTCGCAAGTACTTATCGATGAAAATACAAAGTTAGAAGGTCGTATTTTAGCGGCGTTAACTCTGAAGAACGAACTGGTTTCCAAAGATTCCATCAAGACTCAGCAATTTGCCCAGCGTTGGATCGCGCAAGTCAGCCCTGATGCCAAGGCTCAAATTAAAGCCAACGCCCTCACTGCGTTGGTCTCCATAGAACCCCGTATAGCAAACGCTGCAGCTCAATTGATCGCTGCTATAGCAGACATCGAGTTGCCCCATGGCGCATGGCCagatttgatgaaaatcaTGGTCGACAATACGGGCGCTGAACAATCAGAAAATGTTAAGAGAGCTTCCTTACTGGCTCTAGGTTATATATGTGAAAGCGCAGACCCTCAGAGCCAAGCCTtggtttcttcatcaaacaATATCTTAATTGCTATAGTCCAAGGTGCCCAGTCCACAGAAACTTCCAAATCAGTTAGACTGACAGCTTTGAATGCTCTTGcagattctttgattttcatcaagaacaatATGGAACGTGAAGGTGAAAGAAACTACCTCATGCAAGTCGTCTGCGAGGCCACTCAAGCTGAAGACATAGAAGTTCAAGCCGCCGCCTTTGGTTGTCTGTGTAAAATCATGTCATTATACTATACGTTCATGAAACCTTATATGGAACAAGCCCTATATGCCCTAACCATAGCCACCATGAAGTCTCCAAACGATAAAGTAGCTTCCATGACTGTGGAGTTCTGGTCCACTATTtgtgaagaagaaatcgatATTGCTTACGAACTGGCCCAATTCCCTCAATCTCCCCTACAAAGTTATAACTTCGCCTTGTCGTCCATCAAAGATGTTGTTCCAAACCTCTTGAATCTTTTAACGAGACAAAATGAAGACCCAGAAGATGATGACTGGAACGTTTCCATGTCTGCGGGTGCGTGCTTACAACTATTCGCTCAAAATTGTGGTAACCACATCTTGGAACCTGTGTTGGAATTTGTCGAACAAAACATTACCGCTGATAACTGGAGACATCGTGAGGCTGCCGTAATGGCTTTTGGTTCCATCATGGATGGTCCTGACAAAGTTCAAAGAACTTATTACGTCCATCAAGCTTTACCATCCATCTTAAACTTGATGAACGATCAATCCTTACAAGTCAAAGAAACTACGGGTTGGTGTATCGGTAGAATTGCCGATTCCGTCGCCGAATCCATTGACCCTCAACAACATCTACCAGGTGTTGTTCAGGCTTGTTTGATTGGTCTACAAGATCATCCTAAAGTGGCCACAAACTGTTCTTGGACCATCATCAATTTGGTGGAGCAATTAGCAGAAGCCGTTCCATCTCCAATATACAACTTCTATCCTGCTCTCGTGGCCGGCTTAATCAGTGCAGCCAATAGAGCAGACAACGAGTTCAATGCTCGTGCCTCTGCTTTTTCCGCTTTAACCACGATGGTAGAATACGCCACTGACACTGTAGCTGAAACATCTGCTTCCATTTCCACCTTTGTCATGGACAAACTGGGACAAACAATGAGCATTGACGAAACTCAAATATCATTAGAAGACGCGCAAAGTTTACAAGAATTACAATCCAACGTTTTGACTGTTCTAGCTGCCGTCATCAGAAAGAGCCCAAGCAGTGTTGAACCTGTTGCTGACATGCTCATGGGTCTGTTTTTTAAGttattggaaaagaaagactCTGCATTCATTGAAGACGATGTGTTTTATGCTATTTCAGCTTTAGCTGCTTCTTTGGGTAGgggatttgaaaaatacttaGAAACATTTTCTCCCTATTTATTAAAGGCATTAAACCAAGTGGACTCGCCTGTGTCAATTACTGCTGTGGGTTTTATTGCGGATATCTCAAACTCATTAGAAGAGGACTTTAGAACGTATTCAGATGCAATGATGAACGTCTTGGCTCAAATGATTTCCAATCCAAATGCTAGAAGAGAACTGAAACCAGCCGTCTTGAGTGTCTTTGGTGATATCGCTTCCAATATAGGTGCTGATTTCATCCCATACTTGAATGATATCATGGCATTATGCGTTGCTGCACAGAATACCAAGCCTGAAAACGGTACATTAGAAGCTTTGGACAACCAAATAAAAGTACTAGAAGCAGTGCTAGATGCTTATGTAGGTATAGTCGCAGGTCTCCATGATAAGCCGGAGGCTTTATTCCCATACGTCGGTACCatcttccaattcattGCCCAAGTCGCAGAAGATCCTCAGTTATATAGCGAGGATACCACCTCAAGAGCTGCAGTTGGGATGATAGGTGATATAGCTGCTATGTTCCCAGACGGTTCAATCAAACAGTTTTATGGACAAGACTGGGTTATTGATTACatcaaaagaacaagaagtaGCCAGTTGTTTAGTCAATCTACAAAAGACACTGCAAGATGGGCCAGAGAGCAACAAAAACGTCAATTGTCTTTATAG
- the DIC1 gene encoding Dic1p, with product MSTNAKDSAGKNIKYPWWYGGAAGIFATMVTHPLDLSKVRLQAAPLPKPTLFKMLESILAHEGVLGLYSGLSAAVLRQCTYTTVRFGAYDMLKENVIPQDQVTNMAYLLPCSMFSGAIGGLLGNFADVVNIRMQNDSALEPAKRRNYKNAIDGVYRIYRHEGGLKTLFTGWKPNIVRGILMTASQVVTYDVFKNYLVTKLDFDESKNYTHLTASLLAGLVATTVCSPADVMKTRIMNGSGDHQPALKILADAIRKEGPSFMFRGWLPSFTRLGPFTVLIFFAIEQLKKHKVGMPKEIEDK from the coding sequence ATGTCGACGAACGCAAAAGACTCAGCTGGTAAGAACATCAAGTATCCGTGGTGGTATGGGGGTGCGGCGGGAATCTTCGCAACTATGGTGACGCATCCGCTGGACCTGTCAAAAGTCAGGCTGCAGGCGGCTCCCTTGCCCAAGCCTACTCTGTTCAAGATGCTGGAGAGCATTCTGGCACACGAGGGTGTGCTGGGACTATACTCAGGACTGAGCGCTGCTGTGCTGCGTCAGTGCACATACACCACGGTGCGGTTCGGTGCTTACGACATgttgaaggaaaatgtAATTCCGCAGGACCAGGTGACCAACATGGCGTATCTACTGCCCTGCTCAATGTTCAGCGGCGCCATCGGTGGGCTTTTGGGGAACTTTGCAGACGTCGTGAACATCAGGATGCAAAATGACTCTGCCTTGGAGCCCGCCAAAAGGAGGAACTACAAGAACGCTATAGACGGTGTTTACAGGATATACCGCCATGAAGGCGGGCTCAAGACGTTGTTCACTGGGTGGAAGCCCAATATAGTCAGAGGTATCTTGATGACTGCGAGTCAGGTCGTTACGTATGACGTGTTCAAGAACTATCTGGTCACGAAGCTCGATTTCGACGAATCCAAGAACTACACACACCTGACCGCGTCGCTGTTGGCTGGGCTGGTAGCCACCACGGTGTGTTCGCCGGCAGACGTTATGAAGACCCGTATCATGAACGGCAGCGGGGACCATCAACCGGCTTTGAAGATCCTGGCCGATGCCATCCGCAAGGAGGGCCCCTCTTTCATGTTCAGGGGCTGGCTGCCCAGTTTCACAAGACTGGGTCCCTTCACGGtgttgattttctttgccattgagcaattgaaaaaacacaaGGTGGGCATGCCAAAGGAAATAGAAGATAAGTAG
- the ORM2 gene encoding sphingolipid homeostasis protein ORM2 yields MDRHLNEPLTVDEPSLTPNVSSNLKPFPSQSSKMSTPVTDHRRRRSSSVISHVEPETFEDENDQQMLPNMNATWVDQRGAWLIHIVVIVLLRLFYSLFPGSTPKWTWTFTNMTYIIGFYVMFHLVKGTPFEFNGGAYDNLTMWEQINNETLYTPTRKFLLIVPIVLFLISNQYYRNDITLFLSNLLVTVFVGVVPKLGITHRLRISIPGITGRAQIS; encoded by the coding sequence ATGGATCGTCATCTAAATGAACCGTTGACCGTCGATGAGCCATCGCTCACCCCGAACGTGTCGTCCAACCTCAAACCATTCCCCTCTCAGAGCAGTAAAATGTCCACTCCCGTGACCGACCACAGGAGAAGACGCTCCTCCAGTGTGATATCGCATGTGGAGCCGGAGACgtttgaagacgaaaacgACCAGCAGATGCTGCCCAACATGAACGCGACGTGGGTCGACCAGCGCGGGGCCTGGTTGATTCATATCGTCGTTATTGTGCTGTTGAGACTCTTTTACTCCTTGTTCCCCGGGTCCACGCCCAAATGGACGTGGACGTTCACCAACATGACCTACATCATTGGGTTCTACGTCATGTTCCACCTCGTCAAAGGTACACCCTTTGAATTCAACGGTGGGGCGTACGATAACCTGACTATGTGGGAACAGATCAACAACGAGACCTTGTACACGCCCACCAGGAAGTTTTTGTTGATCGTGCCCATCGTACTGTTCTTGATCAGCAACCAGTACTACCGTAACGACATCACGTTGTTCCTCTCCAACTTGCTCGTCACCGTCTTTGTCGGTGTCGTGCCCAAGCTGGGAATCACTCACAGACTAAGAATCTCCATCCCAGGTATCACGGGACGTGCCCAAATTAGTTAA
- the NIT3 gene encoding putative hydrolase: MSATKILSQKIKVALVQLAGSSPDKMANLQRAATFIERAMKEQPDTKLVVLPECFNSPYSTDQFRKYSEIISASEPSTSVKFLSNLASKFKIVLVGGTIPELDPKTDKIYNTSIIFNEDGELIGQHRKVHLFDVDIPNGISFHESETLSPGEKSTTIDTKYGKFGVGICYDMRFPELAMLSARKGAFAMVYPSAFNTVTGPLHWHLLARSRAVDNQIYVMLCSPARNMQSSYHAYGHSIVVDPKGNIVSEAGEGEEIIYAELDPEVIAAFRQAVPLTKQRRFDVYSDVNAH; the protein is encoded by the coding sequence ATGAGTGCCACTAAGATTCTTTCgcaaaaaatcaaagtcGCCTTGGTCCAATTGGCAGGCTCTAGCCCTGATAAGATGGCCAACCTTCAAAGAGCGGCAACGTTTATTGAAAGGGCCATGAAGGAACAGCCAGATACAAAGCTCGTCGTGTTGCCCGAATGCTTCAACTCTCCATACTCCACTGACCAATTCAGAAAGTATTCTGAGATTATTAGTGCCAGTGAACCTTCGACATCGGTTAAGTTCTTATCGAACTTGGCGAGTAAGTTCAAAATTGTCTTAGTTGGAGGAACGATTCCAGAATTGGATCCAAAGACAGACAAAATCTACAATACATCGATAATATTCAACGAAGATGGAGAGCTGATCGGCCAACATCGGAAAGTGCACCTTTTCGATGTGGACATTCCCAACGGCATATCGTTCCATGAAAGTGAGACCCTGAGCCCTGGGGAGAAGTCCACCACGATTGACACGAAGTATGGCAAGTTCGGCGTGGGTATATGTTATGACATGAGGTTCCCGGAACTGGCCATGCTGAGTGCACGTAAAGGGGCCTTTGCTATGGTCTATCCGAGCGCGTTCAACACGGTCACGGGTCCATTGCATTGGCATTTACTGGCAAGAAGCCGGGCGGTAGACAACCAAATATACGTAATGCTATGTTCCCCGGCAAGGAATATGCAGAGCTCGTACCATGCGTATGGCCACTCCATCGTGGTGGACCCCAAGGGCAATATCGTATCTGAAGCGGGCGAAGGTGAAGAGATTATCTATGCTGAGTTGGACCCAGAAGTCATTGCGGCGTTTAGACAAGCCGTGCCCTTGACCAagcaaagaagatttgATGTGTACTCTGATGTAAATGCGCATTAG
- the LUG1 gene encoding Lug1p, translating to MTDIKSKALTGQSMGAIPPEIVYQILTYQFRDLLRNDHPGTAEKFNENLATFVKSNLTVNKTFSHICQVLIYRYCNLTTAKRFHGLLQTLKANRVLCNKVEVADFQELTSIGLGRSSEMNKMIKNLTNETLLEFLVLTKANLREFLACENIQDDLDDNIIKYILSPGKVLTVVDFCGCSGTSFTESFIKALDRLYHLNKSTDQHLLEPIQQNYQITCLGLNDCIDLPSHVLWKVFKMLPELQKLDLSHTSIDDNTLYNGIPHWKNLTHLSLATCLQVTPRAVLEFFSHHPTITDSDNTSTLEWLNVSVIAHSSSWNEVHTMFFLKKLCQHGHSKTLQYLNIGGLPLHMASSFSEDPITESTYYYQCRDSLQFIKWNFPKLKSLSIKGNNVPISTLVEFLTPIEQDYPNCIQKLKVLNISGNSYINKWTIQDSLLYTCSPSLVALEVNFESWQQIEKLNERHEIIAYKYKNTSSIIKDTSTAEQVKWKCYIDSSYGRRYWLYKTDPFLNRDDLESKSNITRYDAEGHKIIEIINQPDFLKFAQNKIMLGCGLVPQSGIRRKLCYRDLKPPVSQFLNRKGAISLGNTPLPIIIPTLPRGGWRIIHNEDESNSDNDNHMATIPRRTPLLSRPVLRSNNGPVRPDPIAGSVSAAAQIRDGLYWDRSVHDLRELSLQEQRIQDLADEQQELRTMANYEETDDEYLHDPDLERRRSQLRLFESSRSRSGNKARPSLNRENSSSGSFLSFSHLNHHRKHKNYYFAHPDEFIYDPSDPWTTQRYRLHFEVVNEYQVFGCIERGMYRYYSLKA from the coding sequence ATGACAGATATAAAGTCTAAAGCTTTAACAGGCCAGTCGATGGGTGCTATTCCACCTGAGATTGTGTACCAAATACTTACATACCAATTTAGGGACTTGCTAAGAAATGACCATCCTGGGACCGCGGAAAAGTTCAATGAAAATTTGGCTACGTTTGTCAAGAGCAACTTGACCGTTAATAAGACATTCTCTCATATTTGTCAAGTTCTCATCTATAGATATTGTAATTTGACTACGGCAAAAAGATTTCATGGTCTTTTGCAAACTTTAAAAGCAAATAGGGTGCTCTGTAACAAAGTCGAGGTAGCTGATTTCCAAGAACTAACATCCATTGGACTTGGCAGGTCTAGTGAGATGAATAAAATGATCAAAAATTTAACCAATGAAACCCTTCTCGAATTTTTGGTGCTAACAAAAGCAAACTTAAGGGAATTTTTAGCATgtgaaaatattcaagaCGACTTAGACGATAATATCATAAAATACATTTTATCCCCAGGAAAGGTCTTGACTGTTGTGGATTTCTGTGGCTGCTCAGGCACCAGTTTCACGGAAAGTTTTATTAAGGCTCTGGACAGATTATACCATCTCAATAAATCTACTGATCAGCATCTGCTCGAACCCATCCAACAAAATTACCAGATTACATGTCTGGGCCTAAACGACTGTATCGATCTGCCATCTCATGTGCTTTGGAAGGTTTTCAAGATGCTGCCTGAGCTACAAAAACTCGATCTGTCTCATACTTCCATTGACGATAACACTTTGTATAATGGCATTCCACattggaaaaatttaacCCATCTTTCGCTAGCCACTTGTCTTCAAGTAACTCCGAGGGCAGTTTTAGAATTCTTCAGTCATCATCCAACAATCACTGATTCTGATAATACATCTACATTGGAATGGCTAAACGTTAGTGTTATAGCCCATTCGTCATCTTGGAACGAAGTACATAcgatgttttttttgaaaaagctttGCCAGCATGGTCACAGTAAGACTTTACAATACTTAAATATTGGTGGTCTGCCCTTACATATGGCATCATCGTTTAGCGAGGATCCTATCACAGAATCCACTTATTACTATCAATGCCGTGATAGCCTGCAGTTTATAAAGTGGAATTTTCCTAAATTAAAAAGTTTAAGTATTAAAGGCAATAATGTCCCAATATCTACTCTGGTGGAATTTTTGACACCAATTGAACAAGACTATCCTAACtgtattcaaaaattaaaggTCTTGAATATATCTGGCAACTCATACATCAATAAATGGACCATTCAGGATTCGTTACTTTATACATGTTCTCCAAGTTTAGTGGCATTAGAAGTAAACTTTGAATCCTGgcaacaaattgaaaaattaaacgaAAGACATGAAATCATTGCGtacaaatataaaaatacgAGCTCTATTATCAAAGATACCTCGACCGCTGAACAAGTGAAATGGAAATGTTATATCGATTCTTCTTATGGTAGAAGATATTGGTTATACAAGACGGATCCATTTCTAAACCGTGATGATTTGGAATCAAAGTCAAATATAACCAGGTACGATGCTGAAGGCCACAAGATCATAGAGATTATTAATCAGCCAGATTTCTTAAAATTTGcccaaaataaaattatgCTTGGCTGCGGACTAGTTCCTCAAAGTGGTATCAGGCGTAAATTATGCTACAGAGATTTGAAGCCACCAGTTTCCCAGTTTTTGAATAGGAAAGGTGCCATCAGTCTTGGTAACACGCCATTACCTATAATTATTCCAACACTACCCCGAGGTGGATGGAGAATTATTCATAACGAGGACGAAAGTAACAGTGATAATGATAATCATATGGCTACTATTCCAAGAAGAACTCCGCTGCTGAGCAGACCGGTTTTGAGGAGCAACAATGGTCCTGTTCGTCCTGACCCGATTGCTGGTAGTGTTTCCGCGGCAGCTCAAATTAGAGATGGGTTGTACTGGGATAGGTCTGTACATGACTTGCGTGAATTATCATtacaagaacaaagaattCAAGATTTAGCTGACGAGCAACAGGAATTAAGGACAATGGCTAATTATGAAGAGACTGACGATGAATATTTGCATGATCCGGACTTAGAGCGGAGAAGGTCTCAACTGCGTCTGTTTGAAAGTTCACGGTCACGTTCCGGAAATAAAGCAAGACCAAGCCTGAATAGGGAAAACTCTTCTTCCGGTTcatttttgtcattttctCACTTAAATCACCATCGCAAGCATAAGAACTACTACTTCGCACACCCTGATGAGTTCATCTATGACCCAAGCGATCCTTGGACTACTCAAAGATATAGACTGCATTTTGAAGTAGTTAACGAATACCAAGTTTTTGGGTGCATTGAACGCGGGATGTATAGATACTACAGTTTAAAAgcataa